The DNA sequence AGCAACAACTAGCGCCTTCATCGCTACGCCGTCGTATCtgcctccttcttcttcatcttcggTTCTTCATCTTTCTCCGCCTGTTATGCTTCTTCTTCGCAACGTAAATAGCAGAATCACTCTCTAACGCTTCAGATCTACTTTCTTCGTTACTTTACCTTTGATTCGGCGTCGTTTTTTATCCGACCGGCTAGCCTCCTTGGGCTTCGTGATGGTGGTCAACGAGAGGCCTACGAAGAGGATGAAGAGAAGAGTAACCGCCGATCTCCACGACTTTCTCACTTTCCCTTCCGCCGCCGGCGCTTCCTTCGACTCACCCTTTCGCAACTGTGTCCAGCGGTTCCTGGCAGACCATGGTCGCATAACGTTTCCTCCTTCACTCTTCCCGGCGCTGATGACGTGGCAGATCTTGTTCCGGGTTGGTGACCTTGTCGAAGGCCCTGATCTCTCGCCTGCGGTGGTCACGCTTGACATTGTGGAGGAAGATGTCACGCGCTCTCGAAGTTCAGTGTACTGTGACCAGTGTCGAGTCGTTGGTGAGTTGAATCGCTCGAGTTACTGCGTGCATTCTACTTACCCGGCATGTTAATCTGATATTATTTAGTGATCATCTAACAatgttatttgttatttttttatgtttaaattttttattccctTTAGCTAGTTTATtacttaattatatatattttcgCGTAAACATTGATTTTTTCCTAATTATATTATTGCTTTCTGTGTCCTTGAATAACTCCTTTTTAATATAGCTTAGCAcagtcttttatttttagtttagaTATTGTTCTATCGGCTgttttataaatgatttttttttattttttgttttttatgtggttaaataatagaatttgttcttagaaaaataaaataacataaccATAGATACACATTATTGAGAGTTACTTAtgtctataaaaaatatatattaacagGGTGGAGCGGTCACCCGGTCTGTCGCAAGCGGTATCATTTCATTATCCGGGCTGCTAGTAAATCCATTGAGTCTTACCAAAGACCTTGTTCCAGATGTGAAAATCTTGTCCAACTATCAGAACCAAggtcaaaaaattttctttccgTGGAAAGATCTCCATGAGTTGGATTTGTGGCTGATTGTTTTggtttttttaaattgttagGTGTAAATCATGTGACTTCAACATTACTGTGGATGATCTTGAGGATTGGGTGTATCAACAAATCGACGATAACACCCATCTCCTGCATGGTGTTGTCCACTCCAATGGTTATGGTCACCTGCTTACTCTCAATGGAAGAGAAGGTGGCTCAAAGCTTCTCTCTGGATTTGATATTATGGGATTTTGGGATAGACTGTGTTCTGCAATTTCTGTTAGGTGTGAATCCTTTGTTCattttttgtttgagtttttatttttcttttattttctttgctttgTAGTTTATTGTGTTGAATATTTGTGCAGGAAGGTTAGTGTGATGGATTTGTCCAAGAAATTTGGGTTGGAATATCGAGTGCTCCATGCAATCACCAATAGCCATTCGTGGTATGGCAATTGGGGttatgaatttggaaatggCAGCTATGCTCTTACACAAGATGCCTACCAGAAAGCAGTGAATACCCTGTCAGATATGCCCTTGTCCTCATTTTCATTCCAGGGTCGGGGACCACGAAGCCGCCTTCAGTGTGTTATTTCTCTTTACCAGTCGTTGGCTGAAACTGAACTTCTAACAATCAAAGACCTCTTCTCCTTTTTGTTGACATTGGTTCATGAATTTCGCAAGCCGATGACGaaaaaaatatctaaacagGATGAAGGCTCCAACAAATGTAATTTATTGTGTGCTTGGACAAGACATGATGTTGAGGATGTTCAACAGGCTTTGATTAAGGTTTTGCTTGCATCAGCTTCCTGTAGGGAGGTCAAATGGGTTGCTAGACGTGTTCTCAAGGGTGCAGTTTGCAGGGGTGTTTCATCTCCGGAGCTTCTAGACTACAGTCTTAAGCATTTGGAAGGAAAATTAGCTGCCAACGGAATGGTAGTTGCTACACGATGCAATCCAAATACTAGTGCTATAGAATTCAGGTAAGGGTGAAAAATGTACTGAATTTCTTTTGTAAAATGCTTCTATAGTAGTGCCACTGATGCATGTACCATTAACAACAGGCTAGAACCGTTCTGTGATGGATTTACGCGAAATTCAAGCCATCCATCAGAAGAGCAAGTCACATCCGATCTGGCATTTTTATTTGATTCGATAATTCACCCAGACAAAATGGTGAGCTATAGACCCAAGGTTATGAGGAAAAGCGTGGCTGATTCAGCAAGGAAGCTTCTTGACTGTAAGCAGTTTGTGAAAGAGTACAAGCCAGAGGTGGCCATGGAACAACCTCCAGTCATCAGACTGTGGTGTCAGGTTGAACTTTCTGATCAGCCGAAAGATGATCCATCCCCGCCACCAGAACTAATCGTTTTGCCTTTGAGTGCTACTGTTGCTGACCTTAAGAGGGAGGTCACTAGTGCTTTTCAAGAGGTGTATGCAATGTTCAAGAGGTTTCAAGCTGAGGAAGTAATAGGGTATGGGTCAATTAGTGACTCGCTCACCTTAAAATTCTTGCTTGGAACAAGTGCGATGGTCAAAATTCAAGGCAAGTGTCCAGCCAAGTATGGTCTAAGCCGCTTCCGAATGGAACGGGGTACAGAGACATGGAGAGTTGACTGTCCCTGTGGGGCTAAGGACGATGATGGAGAAAGAATGTTAGCATGTGATACTTGCAGTGTTTGGCAGCATACGAGATGCGCGGGAATTGATAATTGTGATGCAATACCTTCTAAGTTTGTGTGTCTTAGATGCCTTAGCTCGTACCGTCAGGAAGCTGTAAATTTGCCAGACTCCGATGTTGAAGCTAACAAGTCTTACAAATtatcgaatgcttcttcttgcAAAGATGAAGCAGTGGCAACGGACTGTGCAGCAGTTGCTTGTAACATAACTGTAGATTTTGGTGTACGATGAGTGTATATAGTTTTGTAATGTATGCGTGCGTGTATagttttgtttatgttttgactCCTTCGAGCTTCCTTGTTTTTGGAGCGTTTCTAGTCTCCTGTTTGAAATTATCGAGCAATGGAAGATATATAACTACTGTAACCATTTATTTTGTAGCTCACATGCtaattaaatctttaaaaaCTATGTACAGCAGTCAGCAGTATACATAGGCAACTTAATCCATCATTCACCTGTGCTTTGCAGTCGAATTAAAGAATggatttcatttttaaaaatgaataaataactTTCACAAGTAAATTCGGCATTAAGTTGCCTATTTAACTGTTGTTCCCAAAATCAGTTCTCGTACCTATTCCAATTCATTGGCCCTGCGGTGCAACCAGACTGACTGTTTCCTGCATCTTTAGGTGTCTAAGAATTGGTTCTTTCTCTGAAATTGGAAGGCAATCAATAGCTTTGCACAAGGCTGTATACTTCAAAACTAAATCCTTGTAGAGACTTAACAATCTGTCAACGTCTCTCTCCTTCAACTCTCGACTCCGAGCTTCCATATATGGATAATTTGATTCAAGCGACATAACTAGGAAAAGGGTTACAAATACAATGATTGTGATTGGGGACACCAGTAATTAATATTTCAAACAACACCCAAGAAATAAGAAAACTGACCTCTTGTCTCTTCAATTTCGTCACACATTTTGCCTGATGAACTGCACTTGGCCTCCCCTTGTTTGATCATCTGATATTCTTCACTTTTTAATTTGCTCTTCAATTtggctgcttccatgttttccTCAAATTTGTCCTCATCCATGGAAAGGGATGTAGCATTTAAGTCAACTATAAATGCCATGGCGGACACAAGATTTGTGAAATAATATGCAGCTTCTGAGACGAGTTTTGCTTGCCATCGGTACAACTGGATGAATTTCAGGTTAGAATGTAATTGGGGAGGATTGGCCTGAAAGTAACATACCAAAAGGTTTTCTAATAAGAATACCTTCCAAGAtaccaaaataaaagaaaatgactCACCATAACATGtaaaaattttagaagaaaatcaagaaaGGGAATGTTCACTTTTCTTTAAAAGCAATTGATGATCAAAGTCGGCATCAATATATAGACAACGAGGTCATAGGACAGTGTTAATGGACCACAGGCCTAAATATACAGTACTTCAAATAATGAAGAGAaacactatctttatctttgcaAACTTCAGCTCGTCAAACCCGCAGAAAGTCCTAGGCACTTTGCTTGCTATCCCCACCTAATCACAAAGTTTAGCATCATATAGATCAGGATGTAATTGTTTAGTTTCGGAAGTAAAATTCCAATGCCTAGCAACTTCTAATAGAGGGTTTATGTTTAGCTGAGGTATGAATCATCTGGAATCAAGTTAGTGGACACTGAGCTTTAGTCAAGACAAGGAACTCCACTTGTATGCACCTCTGGTCTTGTGAAGAGTCAATTTTGAGTTTAAATAGGTCTAAGAAGGTAACAACGGAAGCCAATTTTTCTCTACAGTCCTTAGTTTCTCGCCTTCATAGATATATCATACTACAATCATGATAATTGAAACAAAGATGGAAAAAGATAACGAAAAATGGGCCTGATTGTTCAGAAATTAGAATATGATACTCTGCAAAATGGCTAATTACCAAGCAAGCTTGCCTTTATTGTAACATATATGAGCACAGGGAGAAAGTCATCAGCCCCAGCTGGCACATGATTTTCAGAAATTGTTGCATTGAGCAGCAGATTGTTGATGACCTTACAACAATTCATTATACACAATAGTTTCTCACGAGGAGATTTGAAACCATTGATTTTCCTCAATTCTTTCTCAGCCAGCTGCATGAAAAAAGAAAGTAGAATCAATTTTTGTCATTCCATCAAGCAAAAACTCAAAAGTGTAGTTGCTATAAGCAATCCTTTTAAATAGAAAGGCTGGAAGCCTTGGAACAGATTAAAAAATTGGGAAGGGAGACAATTCAAACAAAGACTTCTGCTCTAGCTCAAcacaaaaagcaaaaaaaaagaaagtgttTGTTGGATCAAAGAATTATTTGATCATGAAAAATAATTGTTAATAAGTATGACTTTAACAATTCAAGTATATGGAATTAGTGTTAACAAACATTGTCCATTCCAAAAATTGCCAAGCATCTTCACTTGTtacttccttctttttctttcttccttgctgtccccccccccccccaaaaaaaagaTTTGGCCCTTAGCATTAAAAATCTAGTGCAAGTTAAAGGAAGTCTATCTTCCAGAGCAGTGTTCTTCCACGCTTTTCCTTCTCTCACAGTTCTGCTAATGTTTATGTTGCtgtttatataataaaaattacccTAATTATATCCCAACTCTCTTACACATTCCCTCAGAAAGTTAAAAGACTTCAAAACACAAATATACACATCTTAAAGCTGCATACCAGCCATGAAGCTTCATTGCGAAGAAGTGCTGGTATGTCCAGATGTTCAGGCTTCAGAAAGGTTTGCAGCAAGcatattttctctgatatgtcATTATCAATCCTTGCATCCTCAGGCAAAGCAGAAAATGTCCGGGAGAACAATTTAGTCATTATATATTTCTCCAAACCCTGGAGGAATGAACGAGGAATGTtcagagaaaagaaagaaggaatctCCTATTCC is a window from the Arachis stenosperma cultivar V10309 chromosome 3, arast.V10309.gnm1.PFL2, whole genome shotgun sequence genome containing:
- the LOC130970780 gene encoding PHD finger protein At1g33420, with translation MVVNERPTKRMKRRVTADLHDFLTFPSAAGASFDSPFRNCVQRFLADHGRITFPPSLFPALMTWQILFRVGDLVEGPDLSPAVVTLDIVEEDVTRSRSSVYCDQCRVVGWSGHPVCRKRYHFIIRAASKSIESYQRPCSRCENLVQLSEPRCKSCDFNITVDDLEDWVYQQIDDNTHLLHGVVHSNGYGHLLTLNGREGGSKLLSGFDIMGFWDRLCSAISVRKVSVMDLSKKFGLEYRVLHAITNSHSWYGNWGYEFGNGSYALTQDAYQKAVNTLSDMPLSSFSFQGRGPRSRLQCVISLYQSLAETELLTIKDLFSFLLTLVHEFRKPMTKKISKQDEGSNKCNLLCAWTRHDVEDVQQALIKVLLASASCREVKWVARRVLKGAVCRGVSSPELLDYSLKHLEGKLAANGMVVATRCNPNTSAIEFRLEPFCDGFTRNSSHPSEEQVTSDLAFLFDSIIHPDKMVSYRPKVMRKSVADSARKLLDCKQFVKEYKPEVAMEQPPVIRLWCQVELSDQPKDDPSPPPELIVLPLSATVADLKREVTSAFQEVYAMFKRFQAEEVIGYGSISDSLTLKFLLGTSAMVKIQGKCPAKYGLSRFRMERGTETWRVDCPCGAKDDDGERMLACDTCSVWQHTRCAGIDNCDAIPSKFVCLRCLSSYRQEAVNLPDSDVEANKSYKLSNASSCKDEAVATDCAAVACNITVDFGVR
- the LOC130970781 gene encoding vacuolar protein sorting-associated protein 9A-like, whose product is MEGSTSSPASSSQSLAFYDFLDRMRNPASLDLLRSIKSFIVSFSFYPCNPESDGKRVQEFFSTTETAIRDHPLWMGATEEEIDCAMEGLEKYIMTKLFSRTFSALPEDARIDNDISEKICLLQTFLKPEHLDIPALLRNEASWLLAEKELRKINGFKSPREKLLCIMNCCKVINNLLLNATISENHVPAGADDFLPVLIYVTIKANPPQLHSNLKFIQLYRWQAKLVSEAAYYFTNLVSAMAFIVDLNATSLSMDEDKFEENMEAAKLKSKLKSEEYQMIKQGEAKCSSSGKMCDEIEETRVMSLESNYPYMEARSRELKERDVDRLLSLYKDLVLKYTALCKAIDCLPISEKEPILRHLKMQETVSLVAPQGQ